The Bombus vancouverensis nearcticus chromosome 3, iyBomVanc1_principal, whole genome shotgun sequence genomic sequence ttatttattgttatatatcTTGTTTTCGTAAAACATTTTGTTTCGTTTTAGGTCCAGCTGCAGGTTCCGAGATTGCTGCTACGTTTAATATCTCGCACGTGGAACCATCGGCGCCTCTGCTCTCGCAACGTAGTTCTCGCCAAACAATATGTAAGGAAAACGTACAGAACGATTGCACCGAACCTTGCACATGTTCTGACGTTATCAATGCAAAACTGAATAATATCGTGGAGCTAGTAATATACGACGAAGGTATCTAGTATTTGTCTTTAGTACAAGATAAAAGAATGTTGACCTATTTAATAGGCTGATCTTGTTTCATTACGAAAAGAATAccgttatataacatatataagttatataacgttaaataacaaattatattATAGTGCCCCTGCCTGGCCTATATCATCCGTTCCACTTGCACGGTTATGAACTTAGAGTATTTAGTATGGGGGATTTTGGTGGTAGAAATATTTCGAGATCAGATATAGAAGCAGCAATAGACCAACACATGCAACGTCTTAAAAATGGGGAATATTCAAATCCACCTGGTAAAGACACTATTAAACTGATAAATGGAGGATATGCAATTATACGTTTCAAGGCGAATAATCCtggtaaaatatttaattatttccaaAATAGCATTTTCTCCATATAGCTGTACTTCTTTTTCGAGAAAATTagactttcttcttcttcttctaaatGTCTAAAATCATTTATCGTAAATATTTCATTGATGctaattaaattcatttgaaTCACATCTACaacattataaatttattaaaatacttcgGATGAAGATAAAAGTACTATTTTATAGGATGGTGGTTACTTCATTGCCACTTTATTTGGCATCACATAACCGGAATGGAACTGGTCATTCACGTAGGGGATAAAAGTGATCTTCCACCGGTGCCACGCGGTTTCCCGGTATGCAACAACTGGAGACCAGCGGTGGACACTTTAAAAGATTTGTATAACTTATAAGTTTCCTCAAACTTAATTGGTTCCTCAATTGCATTCTAGAATCTACtattttattcgtttctatTCTTCACAATATAAGTCACAAATTgcttttttagaaaaatatttatcttttaaaagattctctttttttatgtaaataaagATTATTCATGGTACAACGTTAAATTAATATGATTAATTGACTTGAATTAAGTAGCaggatataaaataaatatatggtaatataataaattacagtTTATACACTAAATTAGTTGGTTTCGAATACCATGTCCGGATGTTTATTACTTCCACAGGTAGGGAAGTCCAAAGGAACGGGTAAGAAGCTTTCACGATTTCCTACCTTTAACAAAAATTGCATAACAGGTCCAGATATTCCTGATGATATTGCCGTGCTTCTTGCTTCCCACATCCAATATCCTGCAAATGGTAAATGAATTCATgtcataattttattaaaacattctCACAAATGAAATTATTCTTTTCTTAAGAGATTTCGCTAAAGATTGCAAATATAATGGTTTCTACCTAAATTATCGGTAAAAAGACGAAGAATAACGTATCCTTTATTTGGTACAACGAAACTGTCCTTCTGAGGTGGATTTAAAAAATTGCGATCTAACTGTTTGTTACGATCCAACAGGATAATTTCTTCTTTGGTAATTGCTCGTTCGAAACTACTTTTTCCTAGGACACTCGCGTTATAGCCATGTACGTGAAACGTATGGGAGACATTTCCGCCAGAACCTGAATAAAGAATtatcttaaatataaaataataaatcataatgtaaagtagattaaaattaccttcatctattaaaataatatcgatattttttctAGGTGGAACTTCGATCACGTGGATACATTCACAAAACAATGGTGTGTCAGCACACTCTTCTGAACGCGTTTCCAAAGAGCAAATCGATTCCTCTGGTATATTTTCCGGTTGAGACAATAACGGAGACATGGGATATTTAAACGATATACGATTAATTTGTGCAACCCTTGCTCCTTCTTTGCTCACACCTGAAATTTGCATTTATGGATGTAGAAAGTCGAGAagtttaaaaaagaagaaagatttaagaaaataaaaattacgatCCATTAAGAAACTATCGCGAATAAATGTAATGTGGCATATCTTTCgcgtatgtattttatatttataagtaagtgaaaattatatcgaataatatTGAACAAACAAAATAGTAATTAGAAATAACAGTTCTGACGCCTACAACTATCAAATCAGCCCAAGTAACAACTTCCAAATGTTTGATTTTGCAATTGCTAAAATTATGCAGGTACTTTtggtaaaatgtaaaaaaattaattatggtCATTTACGCATAGTATAATACATTTAGGCAGGCATTACAGACTGATAGTTTTAATATTAACAAACTCTTCATGTCCTTACTTAGATCTGATGGATAGAAAGGGCATCCGTAAAAATTATATCTGTAATCGGACATTTCATCCGTGAAATAGGAAAAAGCATTCACGTCGAATGGAACATAAATAATTTCGTCTGAGTTAATCTCGATCCCTCTCGATCCTTTTAAATCCAAACCACAAATGAAATTCCTTGATATTTCATGACAATCGTGGCCCTTGTTCGTAATTGCATGGTCATTGATTTTCAATAGTTTTTCGTCTTTGATTATAGCGGACTGCGGTTTTATATCATCATAAAGGATGAAAGCTTCCTGATGAAGGTTTTGACAGTCCCGATGGCCCTTTATATCAACGAGGTATTTCCCAGGAGGTTGATTTGCTTCGAGAATTATGTCAAATCTCTCACCTAAAATTAAATTCGTATAGTAGAGaatctataaaaaaaataaaaaagaaaatgataagaTTATCCTATTCcttaatattatacaaatttcgtTGGTGACATCTAGAAATATCCACTTTTCTATTAAAAGCTGATATTCTAACTTTATGGTATTGAATTTATGGAAAGAGTAATTGCATATCTGAAACAGGTATCCtagttattttattgaataaaagTATACAAAGTAAAGTGTAGGCGTTTTGCTATAATATAAAAAAGCATAGCTATATAAACTATAAGAAATAATATGGGGAtatgtatatcgtaatacagGAAGAATTTAAGTTTCATTGCTGCTGAGTATATGCATGTAGATATGCCTATAACTCCCAGCAAACTTTTTTAATCTCAGTTCGAATTAATTTTTCGTAATCAGCACAAAACTGCAATTactacacatatgtatataaatatgtactTACTATCCTCCAAGTTTCTATTTTTACCGAGGAAATTGTTTAtacgtttgaaaatttcatttctcaAATCTGTTTTTAATAGCGTTTATATTACATGGATATCCAAcaatattttggaataaatacataaaatatttacttttaatGATCAATTGTTTTCATtcgcaataaaataatatgtgaaaaaaatatgaatcaCGAGAATAAAATCACGCGTGTAGTACAACATTAACTTCTCAATGATCACTTTGATTCTTCCCAAGATTTTTCTAGACAGATAAATAGATAACTTTAGTGTTATGTCTTTTTACAAGGAATTTTTTACACTGTACTATTGATGCACTAATATTAATACGCTATAATCGCTATTTATCGGAAGAAAAGTTATGGGATATCAAGGCAACGATCGTGTAGTTTAACTTTTAGATCCCTATGTAACTTATTCTACATTCTCGCCTatgtactttcttcttttgcacaGAAAGACACTGTATTTCTTCGGAATTCATGATTGAGCATCATTAAGATTAATATCTGATAGAAACTTGAAACGCGAAAAAATTGATTTTACGACtactgaaaaatatttatatacattaaaGTAACGACTAATAAAATgttacttttattattattaaatgttactAATACCTATTCGATTTATCTACGATTAGACAttaaaaataatagcaaattacagttttatcatttttatttttatattatatttctgtcTCTACTGATCGTCAATTTTACAACAATTACACTGTGATTttgtcaattttcattttcaggATCATGATATATCTTTATCCATGAAATGTTCACTTAAATTATATGGGAACGGATCTATTTAAAAGATTGGCGatcaattattattcaaattatcgATATGGTAATATGAACAAAATTGATTCGAGATTATTTACCACGAAGAAATTTTTAGGATATGAGAAAGAGGTTCGATCGGAAGAAATAATATTCCTCTGATAATGATCTTAGAaccaaattttgtttaatagaaATGAGAatacaaacttataaaaaaaaaaaggatgttTGATCGTGTGAATATTAGTTTCCACtatgtattttaaaatttaacggTTGTCAGTAAAGCTTCTAAAAACGATcacaataatataaaaatataaaactatcGTAGAATCAGGAACAAGGATGAACGAGTTATATAAAGACATACACCGGAGACTGTTGAATCTTGTGTACAATCATTACTATCTAATGTTTTCTTTATACCTACCTACTGACAAAGGATTTAATTGATATGATATGAAATACAATACAGTTTGTCTCTTAAACgaaaattaataaagtaatCTAAAACgacttattttcaattttacggaGGGATTGCTTTCGATAAAAAATAGTTTGTAGTCTATACTTTGCTACGTCTACTATTTAAAGCCCTGAAACGATACCTATCAATGGAATACATTCTTATAATCTAGATCATTCATAAGACAGATTGTATAAATGACGAATATCGCTGTTAGGTGAATCAATAATTTCGTTGGAactcattttataaaatatgatcTGTATCACAACATGCGCATTAATACTTCCTCGTTAAGATATTTTGCAAACAATCAAATCGGTATTTGTAATTGGCAATCAACTTTCCTTTTCAACGGGCAAATTTTTCAGATCAATTTGAAAGTTACataaaattcaagaatttaGGAACATGTATCAAAAATATAAGAAAGTTGTTCGTATAAAGAAAAATCTTTATTACATACTTTTTCCTTGAAATTGGACAAGTGTTCATTGCTCAATATGAATAAATCTTTATTCGTAAGTTTATAAACTTCCCTTCTAAATATTCCAGCGAGTTCACCGGTATTTCATCATTATTCTGTTCAACTTGACTCAAATGTCATGGACTTTTGACTTATATTCACATTTAAAATCACATATCCGTTATTTCCATCGAATATGAGTAACATTTCGTTTCACAATTATATATAACGTTTGATCGATCGAAGATACTTTAAAAAGATACTCGATTCGTATTATAGTTACATCGTAACAAACAAGCAAATAACAATCGCGAAAAATAGCAATAGATTTTAGAAATACAGTCTTCTTCATGAATCGAATCCTAAAACGATAACGTACCTGTTAACGTATTTTTCGTACGCAAAAGGTatttaaatattggaaaataaattCCTCCTTTCGTTTACCTTTTATAATACAGCGTGGTTCTGgcttttaattacaaaatatcttttttctaatattttgtcAAATTTATTACCCCTTGATAATGTCAATTATTCCTTCGATTCCACAGAATCCTCTTACTATCGGAGCACAACAATCTTAATAATACGTAGATCGTTTATCTTCCTTCCAGAGAGATATTCGAGTTTACACCTGGGGCCTTGAACGATTAATTCCCAGGAAAAGATcttttacaaaaaaatataatatcaagtataaacaatttcttaaaTGTCTCGTTCAAATCCCTTAAACTTCGCTTCGTATAATGAGCGATATCACAAACGACTTTTTGCCAACTACATGCATTCTAATTTACGAATTCAACTGTAAATTACGTCTTAATTCCTACAACTTTCGTGTCTTATTATACAATCTGTTCGCGCAAGTTTTACACCCCATTGTGTAAAATTGTCTATCTAAAGGACGAAAagttaaaattacaataaattgtTCAATGTGTTTCGTTAAAAATCCCGACTATTTAGCTTAAGTTACTATCCTTAATCATCGATTCGAAGTTTCGCGTAGCTTGTATCGATGAACGTAATTAATCTGTAATTTAAGATAGAAATGGGAATCGAATAATGATCCTGATAAGCAAGAAACGCTAAAAGTCTTCGTATTGTCGTTTCTCTGACGAACTtcgaattaaatataatatattaacacAATCCTATGTGAAAATCGGGAGTGTCGTTAAAACGATCGTACATTTGGAGCACGATCCACGCTACTATTTCACGATAGTTCCCATAATATTACGACACGTATCTGCATCTACTTGGTGCAATTACGCGCTAAATAGAGTTACTCGTTCGCTCTCGTTCAGTCACAAAAGCATTTCTTCTTTCAATCTCTCTGATCCATCTCGGTACTCCGACACCGACGTTAATTATCGTCCATCGTTGCGAATTCGTACAACGTCCATACGGAATATGAACACATCGCCTCGTTTGCCGACTAATTATGACAAAATAACACGTATACAGCGTACAAATCTCTTTCTACGGAGACGTTTCACCATCATCGTACTACGATCATCTTTTACTTGTTTCTTCGAACTCGGAACGAAGTTGCATTTGTTAGCGACGTGTCTGTGCGTAGACGCCTATCTCCGCTTCAAACAGGATCTGATTGATCCTCAGCTTCGCTACAGATCTCGAATACGAGTCGGGAATCTCCGCCAGCTGTACCGCGATACTCTCCGCGAATTTCGCGAACTCCTCTTTCGTTCTCTTTCGTTCGTCGGAAGTAGTCTCCAATTTCGTCTGTCCGAACTCGTCCAGATCGCAAATCGGACTATTATGATTGTGCGACGAGCCGTTATACAATTCCATCGCCTTCAAGCTCGAGGATGACGATTCTTCCGCGTCTTCGCTTAGCGAGGCGTTGAACGAACCAGTTCCCGATCCGTTCGTCTCCTCGTTGCAGTCTATAAACGTTATGCTCTCGGGATCGATGTCACTAACTATGTACTCCTCTTGCAGCTTGGACGTCTCCTCCTCGATTTTCTGCAGGGAGAAGAATATATTTCCATATCTATCGCCGTCGTCGATTGCGATCGGTTTATCGTCACGCGTGTGCGTACGTTCACGCGTGCGAGTGAAACCCAGTTGCATTCGGCATAGGGGTGACAGGAAACACGTAGAACAGAAATGTATAGGATTTGTGTTGTCTGAACTCGTCGAGGGATAAACAACAGCTCATATAGTTCGAGTTTCTATAATAAGAGTGATTCTACCTActattttacatacatatatatggtcTTTCGTTTAAATGGCAAGATTTCAGATTGATACATAGATTCGATAGAGGAGAGTTATCGTTCAAAGTTCTTGTCcgaaaaacaaaattatagtCCGGTCCAGTCGCTTAAGTCTCCTCACATTACAAATATTCCTTATTACTTACTTATGCGCATAATTCTAATGTGACATGGTCTTTTACGATAATGTTTCTCATAATTTATTGCTAACTAAGGTTGTATGTTATAATAACTACGAGCAGAGGAcactatatataaaataaaaaataactttaACTAACTAAGCAAAGTCTACCTTTTACCGCTTCGcatagatttctattttttgaacGTGTTAGTAAATGTACAAGTAATACAGAAAAAAACAAGAGTACGATCTACGTACTCGTATTATTACAGAATTCGTGTTCCTATTCAGTTTTTCTCCGTTTTATCAACAATGTTTCACTTTCTTTTTGTTTAGTTAGTAATTATTATCATTGATTACGATACAATATTTTAGGGATCCACACAGGCCAATTTTCATCGCACGCTCGCTTCTCgtgttaatttaatttacctACAAAAATATTGCCGGAGTCCAGAGAAAACCTCGCATTCCTGGTTATGATAATTACACGGCACGCGTAAACACAATCAAATCGAATCGCGATTCAATCCGCTATACTCGGTTCACACGATTCAACGTTTATCTAACATTTCGATCTTTCAAGGAAACTTCGTATTAAAAACTTTCACgggaatatatttaaatagctCGAGAAACAATGCCCGAACGTATCTTAATTAAGAAAAAGCACACGCGTCAGTTCGCAGTATATACCAGAAAGAAACGTAAACTGCTTTTCCATTTAAATTATTCCTTTGCTTTTGATTTATGAATCGAATCTATATTGTATGACCGAAGCAAGAAATCACATATTGATAATAATTCTTTCCTCAAATTTAAGCAATTTTTTAATCACGGTTAGACCGAAAATGACCTGTGAAACGTTATGGAAAAAGATATGCAAAATACCTCGTTCATAGTGCAGCAAGAACGACGTTGTGAAAGGGTGAAATATACTTTACTTTTCCCGTTTGACATAATAAAACTCTTAAAGTCCTAGCCCATTTTTTGTCACTCTATATGTACGTGCATATATCCctagatataatatatattattacgtatACTGACATTTCATGATCGATTTCTTATTTATCTTGACTAGACTCGGCGATAAAGTTGCAACCAGTTCCTTGAACtttgattaatatttatactttaaactaataaaaataatcaaatgtAATGATCATTGGAATATCGTAACATTCAAACCGGTTTTTCGATAAAGTATTCCGAATAAATAATATCGAACTATGTAACttgcaaattaaaaataaattctcgTGAAATTTAATGTATCTATACGCCTAACCATATCCTCTATCACCTACCAGTAACCTCTACATTTTCTTACGAAACGATAGAAATATAGCGATAACGataaataataacgataaaaatagtaaaaactGTATCGAGTATCATGGCTGGACTGCGAATTCTTAtgcatttatgtgaaatttaagCATAGAATAATCCAAAGATTGCACACAATATAGAAGACTGTATAAAATATCAGAGAGTACGATGCCTGTAAGAATTTCTAACAGATAAAACGCCATCTCTCTACTTAAGTCCTATTTCTTTAGTTGtgtccataaaaatataaatttgcataaaaattggcAAATTAATCGCAGCAATGTATCGACATAATTGGATCGGTTTCTCGAAGACGAAGACTGGAAGAACTTTGTGGGAGAAAGTGATGGAGGAACACAAAGGCGGGCGGCGACAGGCGGAGCAAAGCAAATGAGACGGAGAGAATCGGATAGGAACAGATACAGTATAGAATGTAAGAAAACGAGCATGGAAACGACCAGATTGGAGAAGGATAGAATGATCGTTTATCAGCAATCGGGTAGCGCACGAATGTGCAGGAGAATCGGACACGTTTCGAGTAAGATCGATTCGAAATGCGAAGTCACGGGACGAAAAATTGCTATAAAAAGAATGACACGTCGCGTTGCTACGAGTCGACGAAACGTGTATCCCGAGCAGCGACGCTTCGTTCAGGCGAGGTGATCGTTTCCACGAAATGCATTCAAACACAATGGTCTTTCTTCGAAATTGTTTGGCCAATTATATGGCGTAAACTAGCCTCCTTACGATTGGAGAAAGGGAGCCTTTATGATTCTGCTTAGCACAGATTTTGTGtgataaaaagagagaaaagaagggcAAAAGTACACTAAGTATTTCTTTCTTGAATAATTTGAtagcaagagagaaagagagtctCGTCTGTATATGTATTCCGTTAAGGTAAATGCGACACGTGGGAACGAAATATCTGTCACAACTGGATTTCTCGCGCGACAGCGTACTTGTAATATACACGCGCAATGATAAAGAACGATCTATAGCTATGTAACTACCTACCTTCTTCCTTTTACTGTATCTACGTGTGCCAAATTGCAGGAACTGCATCGCTTTAAAGGCGAACCACTTGGATACGTAAACATCGTCGGGCCCGGTAGCTGCGTCACGGCTGTTCTGTATCTTGTGAACTTCTCTCGAGTACTGACACTTGAGATTCGTGATCTTTTTCTCGATTTCGAGGGTGTTGCAGCAAAGGATCTCGGCGAGCTCTTGAATCGCGCGTTTTCGCTTCGTTCGGTCGCGATACCCCCGAGCATTCCAATCCCAGAGAACGCGTCTCTGCTGATACTCGCGCAGTAGCTCGAGAGTTTTGTCGCGAGTCCACTCCATGCCGAGCCGCGTGTCGTTCGTTTCTGGCTCGTTCCACGCGTCGTCGCTAGACATGGAAAATAGAGTGGCCACGACGATATTACGGCGACGCGCGGGCACTTGTTAGGCCAGGGGCCACCGTTTTCTCCAAAGAATCCTATGTATCTCGTACGTCCAAGTATTTACAAAGTACGGACGGATGTCGACTAAAGTTAAACGATGCGGTCGGCTGACAAGCAAGCGGGCGGGTACCCGCTAATAAATCGTCGACTATGAGTCGACAACGACGCCGCAGCCGCGAATCGAGCACGCGTTTTAATGATTTTTGCGCGAGACCCGCGCGCGTTTGGTCGCCTTCCTTTCTTTATTTCCCTTTGCGGAAACCCGGCGAGAACACGAAGACGGCCGAGTCTGCGCGAACGAGTCAGCCACCGCTGCACGCTGCATGTGCGACTACCAAGCGGTttcgttctttccttttcttgctccttctctctttttcttttcccctTTCCCTTTCGCATTTCTTTCTTACGGCCTCGTTGCGTGTATCCTCGAGCGTTCCCTTCCTCTTTGTTTACTAAACGACCTTGCGCCTCGTTTCATCGTTTTTCGTTCTTCTTCAATTCCACCGCGTCGCTTCCACCGCTTTATTTccttcactctctctctctctctctctctctttcttttttgtttttcctATCTTTTCCATTAATTACGATAGCCAAGCTTTTTCATTTCCATTGTCTTCTGCtacgtttcttccttttcctttctttcgatCTTCTCCTCTACCTTCCTTCTCGTTTGTCATTTTACTTCCTTGTCGAACATAAATCTTCATCATTTCTCTTCATTCTCTTcactttctttccctttcttcgACTACTCCATCTTCGTTCGTTCTTCGTCTTTATATCGTGCCACTTTCTTTTCCGTTGTCGTCTCCTCTTTCGCATAGCTTGTAATTTCCTTTGCTTTCTTTGATTTACCATTTTTAAAACGCTAGTTATAGTCTTTTGCAGGATGAACATCATCAGGCAGAATCGTGCTTCGCTTATGTGCGATCACGCATGTAAATTCTTTAGTTTACGCAGAACAATTAGGGCTATATCAAACGTTTACTCTTCCACTATTCACCATCGTTTATCGCTTTAAGTCACATGTCGTGAACGACCTGAATTACGCTACatgtttttcaaaaatatttccaatatacatatacattcttaagttataatatttcatCTCGATTCATCTTCGGCAATTATACTCAAGTTatgctatatatacatatctaccttatacctatctataatgcTCACATAATTTAATCCCACGAGCTGTAattcaatttcattttattatgtCTCGTCCTACCTTTATCGATTGCAATTCATTCTCGCCCCCTTTACTCGCTTTCACTTAAATTCTGAGCGCAATTGTGTACACGAAAACCGAGAGGCAAGgtttaaatataaaatctcGGATGAAGAGTTTTGTATATCCGACATGTACGTACAACGATCATATATTACGTGTGCCGAATGTACAAAACACACGGTATAAGCAAGGAGAATCGCCTGCATACCTGGAAAGAAAAAGATGTGTCTGCCCACCGTCGGTTCAACCGGGTTCCCATCGGCAGCCAAGACGCGAAAATCATGGCCAGAGATGGATAATAGTATAGGGCAATTGTACGCGTTGGCATTAATAAGTCGCAATAAATATTTCCTTCCATAATGGACTTGCAAGATAGATCCGTTATTCTGAAAAAGAAGACATAGCCAATGATGACGTCAGTTTTGTGAAACATAATATACAACGAGAGAAAGTTCTCATTCCGGTGACGTAATCTATATTATACAACAAGTTTTACTAATATGAATTAACGAATAAAAGTAAaacttgaaatatcttttaattaaGACGCTAGGTATATGCGCAATGATTGGCTTTGCTGGaatattcattcattcattcatagAGAACTAcaaatatcattaaaaaaatttacaatGTTGAGAAAAAGATAGCTTTCGTTTGTTCAACATGTTCTAATAaaacataatttttcatttgacaAGTGACTATGAAAATATCTTAATGTAAAAAGCAATAACACtagtaaataatatttgtataaaaattgttcTTATTGTCATATTATTTCGTATCGAGAATTTTGATCTTCGAAAACGGTTTTGTTCCCTGGGCATATGGAAATCTTGGCTACATTTCATGCTCAATTACATATATCTTTCTCTGACCGTAGCGTCTTGTCTAATTAGATAAAACAATACCTGGCCATTTAAGAGAAGTTCACTAGGCGTAGGTGGGTGTAGGTGCGAGTGTCGCGACAGAGGAGTTGGCGGCCTTGATGACAAGAGAAGTATCCTTTCCAAGCTAGGGTCATCTTGTGGTCCTCGAACTGTCAACGACCCGTATACGCCGTCGGCCTGCTGTGAAACTAATAATTCAATGTCATTAATGCTTTTGTTATATCCATGATTAATGAAAGGATTCACGTTCTATAAATACATTacagtaattttattttatatttgtgaATAAATTGTGcgataatttttaattgtaaatttaataattacagaaatagataaataaaatgtattaatattaAGGAGATATTCGTTAATTTTGCATCATGATACTATATAGGAAGTAAATACAAGATTGGTTTAGAACTGTACAGCAATTTTTTGATATTCGCAAtaatgaaaaattcaatttcaaatGACAGGATTGATAGCAGCTAATTTGAGGTTCTTTGTTTAAGCAACCTTAAAAGTCGACACGCCTATTCTTTCAATGCTTACTATCGATCTTCTTCCTCGATTTTGTTTTGTTCGATTACAACGTAGGTAAATCGAAACGATTGCTGATCTCACTTTAGCTGATGTTTCCTCGAAACTACTATTTTTGCAATAACGATTAAAAATGTCATATTACTTcttataaatttcatatttttcacatGCATTGGTATTTCTGATATTTTAGACAAAATTTCTTATTGGAACAATATACCTATAACGTGATAATCCAGGGCGCTAATAAGAACAAAATTTGGACGAGTTCATTTCTTgtctatattaaatttaatcttcttcgtatacgaaataaatttaaagcgattgcacttttttttattttagttcGGTTTAGTTCATACtaaattacttttatttaaTGCTTTTGACATAATAATGTACACTGCAGATCAAAAGACGCTATAA encodes the following:
- the LOC117154256 gene encoding uncharacterized protein LOC117154256 isoform X1 yields the protein MWWFKNFIAFTIFFSLLRISRSQIRDGDSHECLRSCADNALSKKVCRYEFFVEESPAPNSIRDCTSKNESMIHDNVILLNSFLRINGKSPGPQIEVCLGDTIEVLLYNRLGSEELSFHWHGIRQRNSAHMDGVPMVTQCPILPFGGFRYKLKPENVGTYIYYAHIVSQQADGVYGSLTVRGPQDDPSLERILLLSSRPPTPLSRHSHLHPPTPSELLLNGQNNGSILQVHYGRKYLLRLINANAYNCPILLSISGHDFRVLAADGNPVEPTVGRHIFFFPGERFDIILEANQPPGKYLVDIKGHRDCQNLHQEAFILYDDIKPQSAIIKDEKLLKINDHAITNKGHDCHEISRNFICGLDLKGSRGIEINSDEIIYVPFDVNAFSYFTDEMSDYRYNFYGCPFYPSDLSVSKEGARVAQINRISFKYPMSPLLSQPENIPEESICSLETRSEECADTPLFCECIHVIEVPPRKNIDIILIDEGSGGNVSHTFHVHGYNASVLGKSSFERAITKEEIILLDRNKQLDRNFLNPPQKDSFVVPNKGYVILRLFTDNLGYWMWEARSTAISSGISGPVMQFLLKVGNRESFLPVPLDFPTCGSNKHPDMVFETN
- the LOC117154260 gene encoding uncharacterized protein LOC117154260, whose translation is MCLQISQIKILALYTYNSLNGTECNTNNTQSAVCVNQVEAFDIDPDLLKVEPDERHILPFWFFVYNQDGDKKLFRSNKYPRYFSPAAGSEIAATFNISHVEPSAPLLSQRSSRQTICKENVQNDCTEPCTCSDVINAKLNNIVELVIYDEVPLPGLYHPFHLHGYELRVFSMGDFGGRNISRSDIEAAIDQHMQRLKNGEYSNPPGKDTIKLINGGYAIIRFKANNPGWWLLHCHFIWHHITGMELVIHVGDKSDLPPVPRGFPVCNNWRPAVDTLKDLYNL
- the LOC117154256 gene encoding uncharacterized protein LOC117154256 isoform X2, translating into MWWFKNFIAFTIFFSLLRISRSQIRDGDSHECLRSCADNALSKKVCRYEFFVEESPAPNSIRDCTSKNESMIHDNVILLNSFLRINGKSPGPQIEVCLGDTIEVLLYNRLGSEELSFHWHGIRQRNSAHMDGVPMVTQCPILPFGGFRYKLKPENVGTYIYYAHIVSQQADGVYGSLTVRGPQDDPSLERILLLSSRPPTPLSRHSHLHPPTPSELLLNGQNNGSILQVHYGRKYLLRLINANAYNCPILLSISGHDFRVLAADGNPVEPTVGRHIFFFPGDAWNEPETNDTRLGMEWTRDKTLELLREYQQRRVLWDWNARGYRDRTKRKRAIQELAEILCCNTLEIEKKITNLKCQYSREVHKIQNSRDAATGPDDVYVSKWFAFKAMQFLQFGTRRYSKRKKKIEEETSKLQEEYIVSDIDPESITFIDCNEETNGSGTGSFNASLSEDAEESSSSSLKAMELYNGSSHNHNSPICDLDEFGQTKLETTSDERKRTKEEFAKFAESIAVQLAEIPDSYSRSVAKLRINQILFEAEIGVYAQTRERFDIILEANQPPGKYLVDIKGHRDCQNLHQEAFILYDDIKPQSAIIKDEKLLKINDHAITNKGHDCHEISRNFICGLDLKGSRGIEINSDEIIYVPFDVNAFSYFTDEMSDYRYNFYGCPFYPSDLSVSKEGARVAQINRISFKYPMSPLLSQPENIPEESICSLETRSEECADTPLFCECIHVIEVPPRKNIDIILIDEGSGGNVSHTFHVHGYNASVLGKSSFERAITKEEIILLDRNKQLDRNFLNPPQKDSFVVPNKGYVILRLFTDNLGYWMWEARSTAISSGISGPVMQFLLKVGNRESFLPVPLDFPTCGSNKHPDMVFETN